One genomic region from Candidatus Borkfalkia ceftriaxoniphila encodes:
- a CDS encoding bacterial Ig-like domain-containing protein, producing MKKAILWCFSLAMLFMLFAVVSVAAAATTPAAQEFVNLIDFSATDWGDHTYDSETGTLTLTGNDTKDYFTTVLDGISDGKIKLKNGTEKNFSELTFVLEATISAKSQVWQVPFIVFAKNDDTTMEYHFRNTLNNMYVFKNTETVISETGIGYVADGTPYKAIIQVKGNDYSVRTDSGEFSNTAEKENAWTEDLTPCFGIGARAVAGSVFSDMKMYIKDVEIANYIVDMKVNAPAYVEKGAALTGVTADVKYADGSTATLSQDELTISGFSSAVSGKKEIVVSAETLNQTASARAEVTVETRTDLADFAAADYGKNEYDPATGEVILYGDDSTVYIPTVLDGITDGKLKLKDGTEKNISELTFVTRMTVTPAATGGWTVPFMVFSQGKDAQLDSHVRVNMNGGGTPAYVMCRYNDETGWHEDVKTEIGAPNQSEGISYTVTSEMTGSHLKYILEIGGQTYVSEFDVKFKDEAWTGIPCIAFGDRTNADSVISDMQFYVKGVELDNYAKSLTVQTAPADVMQGEELAGGSFLLTMLDGTTQTLTLDDFTISGFDKNAVGKQTVTVSKQNLNGVISATFEIGVEEYVDEVVSYRVSTSKAEYEQGEEFDVSSLVAEEVYESGAVKSVQTSASDFTVSGYDKDKAGKQTVKVMFRGTEYSLQITVHASGKARGCGSAVTGVSVLASTFLVAGILCLMVMEKGKKKPL from the coding sequence ATGAAAAAAGCAATTTTATGGTGTTTCTCATTGGCTATGCTCTTTATGTTGTTTGCGGTTGTTTCGGTTGCGGCAGCCGCAACAACTCCTGCTGCGCAGGAGTTTGTGAACCTGATTGATTTTTCTGCAACCGATTGGGGCGATCATACCTACGATTCGGAAACAGGTACGCTCACATTGACGGGCAATGATACGAAAGACTATTTTACGACGGTTTTGGACGGTATCAGCGACGGAAAGATTAAATTGAAAAACGGAACCGAAAAAAATTTTTCCGAACTGACTTTCGTTCTGGAAGCTACGATTTCCGCCAAAAGCCAAGTGTGGCAGGTTCCTTTTATCGTTTTCGCGAAAAATGACGATACGACGATGGAATATCATTTCCGCAATACGCTGAACAATATGTACGTGTTTAAAAACACTGAAACCGTCATTTCCGAAACGGGAATCGGCTACGTGGCGGACGGTACTCCTTATAAAGCTATTATCCAAGTAAAGGGAAATGATTATTCCGTGCGGACGGATTCGGGAGAATTCTCAAACACCGCCGAAAAAGAAAATGCGTGGACAGAGGATCTCACGCCTTGTTTCGGCATCGGTGCGCGCGCGGTGGCAGGTTCAGTGTTTTCAGACATGAAAATGTACATAAAGGATGTCGAAATCGCCAATTATATCGTGGACATGAAAGTAAACGCCCCCGCCTACGTAGAAAAGGGTGCGGCGTTGACGGGCGTAACGGCAGACGTGAAATATGCGGACGGAAGTACGGCTACGCTTTCACAGGATGAACTTACGATATCGGGTTTTTCATCGGCGGTATCGGGAAAAAAAGAGATCGTTGTGTCCGCCGAAACGCTCAATCAGACGGCATCCGCCCGTGCCGAGGTTACGGTGGAAACCCGCACCGATCTCGCTGATTTCGCGGCGGCCGATTATGGTAAAAACGAATACGACCCCGCTACGGGTGAAGTGATTTTGTATGGCGACGATTCGACTGTTTATATTCCTACCGTTCTTGACGGTATTACAGACGGGAAACTAAAATTAAAGGACGGAACGGAAAAAAATATTTCCGAATTGACTTTCGTTACGAGAATGACGGTTACACCTGCGGCGACAGGGGGCTGGACAGTACCTTTTATGGTTTTTTCTCAAGGCAAAGATGCACAGCTCGACTCGCATGTACGTGTAAATATGAACGGGGGCGGTACGCCTGCCTACGTAATGTGCCGTTATAACGACGAAACAGGTTGGCATGAGGATGTCAAAACTGAAATCGGCGCGCCAAATCAATCCGAAGGAATCAGTTATACGGTGACGTCCGAAATGACTGGTTCGCATTTGAAATACATTCTCGAAATCGGCGGACAGACATACGTCAGCGAATTTGATGTGAAATTTAAGGACGAGGCGTGGACGGGCATTCCCTGCATCGCATTCGGTGACAGAACCAACGCGGATTCCGTTATCAGCGACATGCAGTTTTACGTCAAGGGCGTGGAACTCGATAATTACGCAAAGAGTCTTACGGTACAGACCGCGCCTGCGGACGTGATGCAGGGAGAAGAATTGGCGGGGGGCAGTTTCTTGCTGACCATGCTTGACGGCACTACACAGACTCTCACGCTTGATGACTTTACGATTTCCGGCTTCGATAAGAATGCCGTCGGCAAGCAGACGGTGACTGTTTCGAAACAAAACTTAAACGGTGTAATAAGCGCGACTTTTGAGATCGGAGTCGAGGAATATGTTGACGAGGTCGTTTCCTATCGGGTGAGTACGAGCAAAGCAGAATATGAACAGGGCGAGGAATTCGACGTTTCCTCCTTGGTAGCGGAAGAAGTTTATGAAAGCGGGGCGGTGAAATCCGTGCAAACAAGTGCGTCCGATTTTACCGTAAGCGGATACGATAAGGATAAAGCCGGCAAACAGACGGTCAAAGTTATGTTTCGGGGAACCGAATACTCATTACAGATTACCGTTCATGCTTCCGGAAAAGCACGGGGATGCGGCAGTGCAGTTACGGGTGTATCTGTCTTAGCCTCTACGTTCCTCGTTGCGGGAATCTTATGCCTGATGGTAATGGAAAAGGGGAAAAAGAAACCGTTATGA
- a CDS encoding carbohydrate ABC transporter permease, with product MSEKETSLKRQKRINFIVNIILGITITLITIAILYPMLFVVSTSFKTRGEFIKSPFSISFAHPENYSEAWTKGGFSVNAVNSLIVAVVAVVFQIATASLTIFAIGVLKYKGSNILFYLTLFSMFISGEVTTIPLFLLIREFGLIDSLWALLLPVMIAVGGTGIFLGVTYIKNIPNDLHEAASLDGASILQTFFYIDLNLIRPVLAYIAITTFTATWNDFFWPFIVLPTNAAAQTLPIALINFQAQNNSMYGVLCAGLVIMSIPILLIYSFFSKYFLNGVAAGAVKG from the coding sequence ATGAGTGAAAAAGAGACGAGTTTAAAACGCCAAAAGCGCATCAACTTTATCGTCAACATAATTTTAGGAATCACGATTACGCTGATTACGATCGCGATTCTGTACCCCATGCTCTTTGTTGTGAGCACTTCGTTCAAAACGAGAGGGGAATTCATAAAATCTCCCTTTTCCATCTCTTTTGCACATCCGGAAAACTATTCGGAGGCTTGGACGAAAGGCGGGTTTTCCGTCAATGCCGTGAACAGTCTGATTGTCGCGGTCGTTGCGGTCGTATTTCAGATCGCAACGGCGTCCCTCACTATTTTTGCGATCGGAGTACTTAAATATAAGGGCTCGAATATACTTTTTTACCTTACTCTGTTTTCCATGTTTATCAGCGGTGAGGTAACGACTATTCCCTTGTTTTTACTTATTCGTGAATTCGGATTGATCGACTCTCTGTGGGCGTTGCTGCTTCCCGTGATGATTGCGGTCGGCGGAACGGGTATCTTTTTAGGGGTGACATATATCAAGAATATTCCAAACGATCTCCACGAGGCGGCGAGCCTGGACGGGGCGAGCATACTGCAAACGTTTTTTTATATCGATTTGAATTTGATCAGACCCGTTTTAGCGTATATCGCGATTACTACGTTTACGGCGACCTGGAATGACTTTTTTTGGCCGTTCATCGTTTTGCCTACGAATGCGGCCGCGCAAACTCTGCCCATTGCGCTCATCAATTTCCAGGCGCAGAATAATTCTATGTACGGCGTACTGTGTGCAGGGCTGGTCATCATGAGTATTCCTATCCTGCTGATTTACTCGTTCTTTTCAAAATATTTTTTGAACGGCGTAGCGGCGGGAGCGGTAAAAGGTTAA
- a CDS encoding ABC transporter substrate-binding protein has translation MKQTKIWLKLVACAIAVSMCFACFAFVGCKGGSTPNDDWGEDDPPTPTEPVTIRVMHYWPECAEAFDEIAENFTKENPSIKVEYSTSDYNNMMSALNTAWLGGTMPDVFSYWSHQMREILIEGEDFMAADLTEQFMNDEAFMSRFKNERAWELGKIGEGHYNVPFRATGFVIYYNKTVFNEYGWAQPESLEEFEQLLSDILAADLGVTPLKTYGTNGTFMFMWKALFAYYDVLSGMSSDENYLTGRISQDETDWNAYAAAMDKLRLWNSKGVFGDAVLAGGEDASEKLFIDGECLMAMLNNNLLNEITEQAEFEVGVMTLPAPEIFNSLDGYDSTYGYSYGGYDGFCISSSSTKKSAAKKFVEYLLSDEAQQIFSDSTLSIMANKNVTYANEVQQEMVETMTFTALYDYVPDYNTTSSYNSIGDKISYYSSGSNSHGTGAEIMEERYEQLKKALKNLMYNNPAKEIIPSTYARSSANIESYSDWCKAAMPEAR, from the coding sequence ATGAAACAAACTAAAATCTGGCTGAAACTTGTTGCTTGCGCAATTGCGGTTTCTATGTGCTTCGCCTGTTTTGCATTCGTCGGGTGCAAGGGCGGCTCCACGCCTAACGATGACTGGGGAGAAGACGATCCGCCTACTCCGACGGAACCCGTGACTATTCGCGTCATGCACTATTGGCCCGAATGTGCGGAGGCATTCGACGAGATCGCAGAAAACTTTACGAAAGAAAATCCAAGCATCAAGGTGGAATATTCTACGAGCGATTATAACAATATGATGAGCGCGCTCAATACTGCGTGGCTCGGCGGTACTATGCCGGATGTATTTTCCTATTGGTCACATCAGATGCGTGAAATACTCATTGAAGGAGAGGATTTTATGGCGGCGGATCTGACGGAGCAGTTCATGAACGACGAAGCATTTATGTCCCGTTTTAAAAACGAGCGGGCGTGGGAACTTGGAAAGATCGGGGAAGGGCATTACAATGTACCGTTCCGTGCAACGGGATTCGTTATTTATTACAATAAAACGGTTTTCAATGAATATGGCTGGGCACAACCCGAGTCGCTCGAAGAGTTTGAACAGCTTTTATCGGATATCCTTGCGGCAGATCTCGGCGTCACGCCGTTAAAAACGTACGGCACCAACGGCACGTTCATGTTCATGTGGAAGGCGCTGTTTGCCTACTACGATGTTTTATCCGGCATGAGTTCCGACGAGAATTATCTGACGGGGCGCATTTCCCAAGATGAAACAGATTGGAATGCCTATGCAGCGGCCATGGATAAATTGCGCCTGTGGAATTCGAAGGGCGTGTTCGGCGATGCGGTGCTGGCAGGCGGAGAAGACGCGAGCGAAAAGTTGTTTATCGACGGGGAGTGTCTGATGGCGATGCTCAATAACAATCTTCTCAACGAAATTACCGAGCAGGCGGAATTCGAAGTCGGCGTCATGACGTTGCCCGCTCCTGAAATTTTCAATTCTTTGGATGGCTACGACAGCACCTACGGCTATTCGTACGGCGGTTACGACGGATTCTGCATTTCCAGTTCCTCCACAAAAAAATCTGCGGCCAAGAAGTTCGTTGAGTATCTTTTGAGCGATGAAGCGCAGCAAATATTCAGCGATTCCACCCTGTCTATTATGGCGAACAAAAACGTGACGTATGCAAACGAGGTACAGCAAGAAATGGTGGAAACGATGACCTTTACCGCCCTGTACGACTATGTGCCCGATTACAATACGACCTCCTCTTACAATTCGATCGGAGATAAGATTTCCTATTATTCCAGCGGCAGCAACTCACACGGTACGGGCGCGGAAATCATGGAGGAGCGCTATGAACAGTTGAAAAAAGCTCTGAAAAACCTCATGTACAATAATCCTGCGAAAGAAATCATTCCCAGTACATATGCCCGCAGCAGCGCAAATATCGAAAGCTATTCGGATTGGTGTAAAGCTGCGATGCCCGAAGCAAGGTGA
- a CDS encoding carbohydrate ABC transporter permease — translation MLNTKAFRRQRNVCGYLMSIPALIGVGVLIVYPIVFSFILSFTGIRASVVNVRWNDFGNYIWLFSESSGDFWNGLWVAFEFSVLSTILQTVLGFFLAYLLYSMGRGMQSVYRVLLYIPCVLPSAVVAVMWNFIYSYDVGLLFKLWELFGWEQVLWLNDPDVVLFSIIIANTWRFVGITMVLYFVNMNAVSKDVLEGATLDGANRWMILWRFIFPLTISSTKMNLVLSFVGGMKSFDMFFMLEGGSMPQTRPVGLIIFTYAFKQSRMGWAIVMSFMLSVILGAFTVITNKLMAKVEKSYE, via the coding sequence ATGCTGAACACAAAGGCTTTTCGCAGACAGCGCAATGTTTGCGGATATTTGATGTCCATTCCTGCATTGATCGGTGTAGGAGTACTCATCGTTTATCCTATCGTATTTTCCTTTATTTTAAGTTTTACAGGTATCCGTGCAAGCGTCGTAAACGTACGGTGGAACGATTTTGGAAACTATATCTGGCTTTTTTCGGAAAGTTCCGGCGATTTCTGGAACGGGCTATGGGTAGCTTTTGAATTTTCCGTTTTGTCCACCATATTACAGACGGTACTGGGATTTTTTCTCGCCTATCTTCTCTACTCGATGGGGCGCGGGATGCAGTCGGTGTACAGAGTGCTTTTGTATATTCCCTGCGTCCTGCCCAGTGCAGTCGTAGCGGTCATGTGGAATTTTATTTACTCCTACGATGTGGGGCTTCTTTTTAAACTTTGGGAACTCTTCGGGTGGGAACAGGTACTTTGGCTCAACGATCCCGACGTGGTGCTTTTTTCGATCATCATAGCCAATACATGGCGCTTTGTAGGCATTACAATGGTTTTGTATTTCGTCAATATGAATGCGGTTTCTAAGGATGTTTTGGAAGGGGCCACGCTGGACGGTGCGAACCGTTGGATGATTTTATGGCGATTTATCTTTCCTCTTACCATCTCATCGACGAAAATGAATCTCGTACTTTCGTTCGTTGGCGGTATGAAATCTTTTGATATGTTTTTTATGTTGGAAGGAGGTTCTATGCCGCAGACGCGACCGGTAGGGCTGATCATATTTACATACGCATTTAAACAGAGCCGTATGGGGTGGGCGATCGTGATGTCTTTCATGCTTTCGGTGATTTTAGGGGCATTCACAGTGATTACAAATAAACTGATGGCAAAGGTAGAAAAAAGTTATGAGTGA
- a CDS encoding aldo/keto reductase: MKQIKLGGVLDVPALAVGCMRITSLDEKGAQAFVYAAMEEELNFFDHADIYGGGECETVFAKAVSALKIPRDKLFLQSKCGIVPGKMYDFSKEHILSSVDGILKRLDTDYLDVLLLHRPDALMEPEEVAEAFDLLESQGKVRYFGVSNMRPDQIRLLKKCVRQKIVANQLQFSPMHAEMVSVGLEVNMGTDGAVDRDGGILNYCRLHDITVQPWSPFQYGFFEGVYLKNEKFPEFNKTVAQLCEKYGVEDTAIIVAWLCRHPADMQTVTGTMNVGRLRALSRGASVRLTREEWYRLYLAAGHILP, encoded by the coding sequence ATGAAACAGATAAAATTGGGAGGCGTGCTCGACGTGCCCGCACTGGCGGTGGGCTGTATGCGCATTACTTCGTTGGATGAAAAGGGGGCGCAGGCTTTCGTATACGCGGCGATGGAAGAGGAATTGAATTTCTTCGACCATGCCGATATTTACGGCGGAGGCGAATGTGAAACGGTTTTTGCGAAGGCGGTTTCCGCGCTGAAAATTCCTCGGGACAAACTGTTTCTTCAATCGAAATGCGGCATTGTTCCCGGCAAAATGTACGATTTTTCCAAAGAGCATATTCTTTCTTCTGTAGACGGGATATTGAAACGGCTGGATACCGATTATTTGGACGTACTGCTTCTGCACCGTCCCGATGCGTTGATGGAGCCGGAGGAAGTGGCGGAAGCGTTCGATCTGCTCGAATCGCAGGGCAAGGTCCGGTATTTCGGCGTATCCAATATGCGTCCCGATCAGATACGCCTGCTGAAAAAGTGCGTGCGTCAGAAAATCGTCGCAAATCAGTTGCAATTTTCGCCCATGCACGCGGAAATGGTGAGCGTCGGGCTGGAAGTCAATATGGGTACCGACGGCGCCGTAGACCGCGACGGCGGCATTTTGAATTATTGCAGGCTGCACGATATCACGGTTCAGCCCTGGTCGCCCTTCCAATACGGATTTTTTGAGGGCGTCTACCTGAAAAACGAAAAGTTTCCCGAATTTAATAAAACCGTTGCGCAGTTGTGCGAAAAATACGGGGTAGAGGACACCGCGATCATCGTCGCATGGCTGTGCCGCCATCCCGCGGACATGCAGACGGTCACGGGCACGATGAACGTCGGCCGCCTCCGCGCGCTCAGCCGCGGCGCATCGGTTCGCCTTACGCGCGAAGAATGGTACCGCCTGTATCTTGCGGCGGGGCATATACTTCCGTAA
- a CDS encoding ABC transporter ATP-binding protein, which yields MLEIKNFSKTYAGNKRAVDHLSLDVCAGDIYGFIGQNGAGKTTTLRAAMGILQFEEGDILIDGHSVLKDPVLCKSISAYIPDNPDLYDFLTGVQYLNYISDVFRVGQEQRTERIVKYADMFRIRDELGKLISSYSHGMKQKLAIIGALVHAPRLLILDEPFVGLDPEAAFKLKNVFKEMCENGSAIFFSTHVLDVAEKLCNKIAIIKQGKLVACGPTEQVRGDESLETVFMEVLESNDK from the coding sequence ATTTTAGAGATCAAAAACTTTTCGAAAACGTATGCGGGCAACAAGCGGGCGGTGGATCATCTTTCCCTCGACGTCTGCGCGGGCGATATTTACGGCTTTATCGGACAGAACGGCGCGGGCAAGACCACGACGCTGCGCGCCGCGATGGGCATACTGCAATTCGAGGAGGGAGATATCCTGATAGACGGGCATTCCGTTTTAAAGGACCCCGTTCTCTGCAAATCCATCTCCGCGTATATTCCCGATAATCCCGATCTGTACGATTTTTTAACGGGCGTGCAGTATCTCAATTACATTTCCGACGTATTCCGCGTTGGACAGGAACAGCGCACCGAACGCATCGTCAAATACGCCGATATGTTCCGCATCCGCGACGAACTCGGAAAACTGATTTCCTCCTATTCTCACGGCATGAAGCAAAAACTCGCCATCATCGGCGCGCTCGTGCACGCGCCCAGGCTTTTGATCCTGGACGAACCCTTTGTAGGCCTCGACCCCGAAGCGGCGTTCAAACTCAAAAACGTGTTCAAGGAAATGTGCGAAAACGGCTCCGCGATCTTCTTTTCGACGCACGTTCTGGACGTTGCCGAAAAACTGTGCAACAAGATCGCCATCATCAAACAGGGAAAACTGGTCGCCTGCGGACCGACCGAACAGGTACGCGGCGACGAGAGTCTGGAAACGGTGTTCATGGAGGTTCTGGAAAGCAATGACAAGTAA
- a CDS encoding LacI family DNA-binding transcriptional regulator yields the protein MKLYRKDIAKIAGVSAQTVSYVLNGSRNFSQETVEKVMDAVQKTGYKPDAIAKGLAKKHLNIVAILIDNFSNPVYSEIMDGFQQEAYKSGYVVVVADLKNRGENIIADLVSMRVAGIYITLGMMETCVKLLAELENNDIKVVFGNKIENNGRQYVFVETDKRRIMHDAVQYLADCGHENIVYFSGLDIRSTSDERCMGFQKAYRERFHKEGIILENAPPYTTDMESGQNIAKHFLQTCIRASAVITTNDLMAIGAIHTFLKAGMRVPEDISVMGIDNIDIARYSTPALTTVGFDKKAYGRKVFCLLKNMIEGADELSQSETFDAEIVERESVWKFK from the coding sequence ATGAAATTATATCGGAAAGACATAGCAAAAATCGCAGGAGTATCTGCTCAAACCGTTTCTTATGTGTTAAACGGTTCGCGCAATTTTTCGCAAGAAACAGTAGAAAAAGTGATGGATGCGGTGCAGAAAACTGGTTATAAACCTGACGCTATCGCTAAGGGATTGGCAAAAAAACATCTTAATATCGTTGCGATTCTTATCGACAATTTTTCCAATCCCGTGTACAGCGAAATCATGGACGGATTTCAGCAGGAGGCTTATAAAAGCGGCTACGTTGTTGTCGTGGCGGATTTAAAAAATCGGGGAGAAAATATTATTGCCGACCTTGTATCTATGCGTGTAGCGGGAATTTACATTACTCTCGGAATGATGGAAACCTGTGTTAAACTTCTTGCCGAATTGGAAAATAACGATATCAAAGTTGTTTTTGGCAATAAAATCGAGAATAATGGTCGGCAATATGTGTTCGTAGAAACAGATAAACGACGTATCATGCACGATGCGGTCCAATACCTCGCGGACTGTGGGCATGAAAACATTGTATATTTCTCGGGTTTAGATATCCGTTCTACGAGCGATGAACGTTGCATGGGATTTCAGAAAGCATATCGCGAAAGATTTCATAAAGAGGGTATTATTTTAGAAAATGCTCCGCCGTATACGACTGATATGGAGAGCGGGCAGAATATTGCTAAACATTTTTTACAAACGTGTATTCGCGCAAGCGCGGTGATTACTACGAATGATTTGATGGCTATCGGCGCGATTCACACCTTTCTTAAGGCAGGGATGAGAGTACCTGAAGACATATCTGTGATGGGAATCGACAATATAGATATCGCGAGGTACAGTACCCCCGCTCTCACTACAGTGGGGTTTGATAAAAAAGCGTACGGGCGCAAGGTGTTTTGTCTTTTAAAAAATATGATAGAGGGTGCAGATGAGTTGTCACAGTCGGAAACTTTCGATGCCGAAATTGTGGAACGGGAATCCGTTTGGAAATTCAAATAA